The proteins below are encoded in one region of Segatella copri:
- a CDS encoding LrgB family protein, with translation MNQLFQDSVFFGVLISLAAYGIGMLLKLKTGWSLMNPLLISIILVIITLLLTGVDYKTYSAGANSISYLLTPATICLAVPLYQQVELLKKNYRAVLIGIVSGVLASLCSVLILALIFHFDHASYVTFLPKSITTAIGIGVSEELGGHVSVSVVVIIVTGVLGNIFAEKFLKLLSIKEPIAKGIAIGCSAHALGTAKAMEMGTIEGAMSSLSIVVCGVLTVVGSSIFALFM, from the coding sequence ATGAACCAGTTGTTCCAGGATTCTGTCTTCTTCGGCGTTCTCATCAGTCTGGCAGCCTACGGCATAGGCATGCTGCTGAAGCTGAAGACGGGATGGTCGCTGATGAACCCGCTGCTCATCTCCATCATCCTCGTCATCATCACGCTCCTGCTGACTGGCGTAGATTACAAGACCTATTCGGCAGGCGCCAACAGCATCAGCTATCTGCTCACACCAGCCACCATCTGTCTGGCTGTGCCACTTTATCAGCAGGTTGAGCTTCTGAAGAAGAATTATCGGGCTGTGCTGATCGGCATTGTTTCGGGCGTGCTGGCGAGTCTCTGCTCCGTGCTCATTCTCGCCCTCATCTTCCATTTCGACCATGCGTCCTACGTTACCTTCCTGCCTAAGAGCATCACTACCGCCATCGGTATCGGCGTTTCTGAGGAGTTGGGTGGTCATGTTTCGGTTTCGGTGGTCGTCATCATCGTAACAGGTGTGCTGGGCAACATCTTTGCCGAGAAATTCCTGAAGCTTCTCTCCATCAAAGAGCCTATTGCCAAAGGTATCGCCATCGGCTGTTCTGCCCATGCGCTGGGTACGGCAAAGGCGATGGAAATGGGTACCATAGAGGGAGCCATGAGCAGTCTGAGCATCGTGGTTTGCGGTGTGCTGACGGTTGTAGGATCATCCATCTTTGCTCTGTTTATGTAG
- a CDS encoding CidA/LrgA family protein, translating to MKFLIQFLIIIAFSFAGELLHFLLPLPIPASIYGIILLFLALETKLIKVKHIRETSSFLIAIMPVMFIPAAVGLIDSYQDIGNAWFQYIVVTVVSTFVVMGASGWITQLVIRKGKEAKK from the coding sequence ATGAAGTTTTTAATTCAATTTTTGATAATCATAGCTTTCTCCTTTGCGGGGGAATTGCTTCATTTTTTGCTGCCATTGCCTATTCCGGCAAGCATCTATGGCATCATCCTGCTCTTCCTTGCGCTGGAAACAAAACTGATCAAGGTGAAGCATATCCGCGAAACCAGCAGTTTCCTCATTGCCATCATGCCCGTGATGTTTATTCCGGCTGCCGTAGGACTCATTGATTCTTATCAGGATATCGGCAATGCATGGTTTCAGTATATCGTAGTTACGGTGGTCAGCACCTTCGTCGTGATGGGTGCTTCGGGCTGGATTACGCAGTTGGTAATCAGAAAAGGAAAGGAGGCGAAGAAATGA
- a CDS encoding AAA family ATPase, which translates to MIITIARQCGCGAIRVGKLLAEKYGIPFYTRKNMMEMAEQRGVLDEMEAFFDERPVDELLFSMSSLGETQRALTEKPLHTLADMIGDEDCIIIGRCGNYIFRERKDLISVFLSGNLEARIKEIQEEKGFSYEEAEEFVEHTEDCRVAYHKYYTGLTWGNADDYDICLDTVRLGVEETASLIEQYVSLI; encoded by the coding sequence ATGATTATAACGATAGCGCGCCAGTGTGGATGTGGCGCTATTCGCGTGGGCAAGCTGCTCGCCGAAAAGTATGGTATTCCTTTTTATACCCGTAAAAATATGATGGAAATGGCTGAACAGAGAGGAGTGCTCGACGAGATGGAGGCTTTCTTCGATGAGCGGCCGGTAGATGAACTGCTCTTCTCGATGTCGTCGCTTGGCGAAACGCAGAGGGCGCTGACAGAAAAACCGCTCCATACACTTGCCGATATGATAGGCGATGAAGACTGTATCATCATTGGCCGTTGCGGAAACTATATCTTCCGCGAGCGCAAAGACCTGATTTCTGTTTTCCTGAGCGGCAATCTGGAGGCTCGCATCAAGGAGATTCAGGAGGAGAAGGGCTTTTCGTATGAGGAAGCTGAGGAGTTTGTAGAGCACACCGAGGATTGCAGAGTGGCTTATCATAAGTATTATACAGGCCTTACCTGGGGAAATGCCGATGATTACGACATCTGCCTGGATACTGTGCGCCTGGGCGTAGAAGAGACGGCAAGCCTCATTGAGCAGTACGTTAGCTTGATTTAG
- a CDS encoding nucleoside phosphorylase: MITDSYDIETEPMINLFDFYGRRGDFADICLIIFSKEIHRHLLDSYESEIIATMPACNGDTHIYKTTYKGVTITFYLSGIGSAVASSQCYLASWLTGASKFIMFGSCGSLDRTTTQGRFIIPTQSYRGDGCSYYFAAPSDYIDIAASKELSIIFDKLSVPYITGKIWTTDSMVRETKGLVRKRMEEGCIAVEMELAGVQSVCDFYNLKLYAFFETGDILDTNGYEAKGLNNANHSLNKLYIALETATYI, from the coding sequence ATGATTACTGATAGTTATGATATTGAAACTGAACCAATGATCAATCTGTTTGATTTCTACGGCAGACGTGGAGATTTTGCAGATATATGCCTGATAATATTCTCGAAGGAGATTCATCGGCATTTACTTGATTCCTACGAATCTGAAATTATTGCAACTATGCCGGCTTGCAATGGCGACACGCATATCTATAAAACAACTTATAAAGGAGTTACGATAACTTTCTACCTGTCAGGAATAGGTTCAGCAGTAGCATCCTCTCAATGTTATCTTGCAAGCTGGCTAACTGGAGCATCAAAGTTCATTATGTTCGGTTCCTGTGGCAGTCTTGACCGTACAACCACACAAGGTAGATTTATCATACCGACACAAAGTTACAGAGGGGACGGGTGTTCATATTATTTTGCAGCACCATCCGACTATATTGATATAGCCGCAAGCAAGGAACTTTCCATAATTTTCGACAAATTATCTGTACCATATATTACAGGTAAAATATGGACGACAGATTCGATGGTCAGAGAAACAAAAGGACTTGTACGCAAACGTATGGAAGAAGGGTGCATCGCTGTAGAAATGGAATTGGCTGGAGTTCAATCTGTGTGCGACTTCTACAATTTGAAGTTGTATGCTTTTTTTGAAACAGGTGACATTTTGGATACAAATGGATATGAAGCCAAAGGCTTGAACAATGCCAACCATAGTTTAAACAAACTTTATATTGCTTTAGAAACGGCAACCTACATCTGA
- a CDS encoding nucleotidyltransferase domain-containing protein — MVTCFDVCEILEMLSEASVKVFLDGGWGVDALIGRETRTHNDIDLFVEKKDYCITISVITGKGYREVIMDYTTDSHTVWKDDNGRIIDMHCFEYVEDGILYDGYIFPSETFSGKGNIGNIEVSCINPEAQVQFHLGYEYDENDVHDVLLLCRTFNLEIPEQYKSHI, encoded by the coding sequence ATGGTAACTTGTTTTGATGTATGTGAGATTCTTGAAATGCTGTCTGAAGCATCTGTAAAGGTGTTTCTAGACGGCGGTTGGGGTGTCGATGCACTTATAGGCAGGGAAACAAGAACACATAACGACATCGATCTGTTCGTAGAGAAGAAAGACTACTGTATAACCATATCCGTGATTACAGGGAAGGGATACAGAGAAGTTATAATGGACTATACGACCGACAGCCATACTGTCTGGAAAGATGACAACGGAAGAATAATCGATATGCATTGTTTCGAATATGTAGAAGATGGAATCCTATATGACGGATACATTTTTCCAAGCGAAACTTTCTCAGGTAAAGGAAATATCGGGAATATTGAGGTGTCCTGCATAAACCCGGAGGCACAGGTACAGTTTCATCTTGGATATGAATATGATGAAAATGATGTCCATGACGTCCTGTTATTATGCAGAACTTTCAATCTTGAGATACCGGAGCAATATAAATCTCACATCTGA
- a CDS encoding GNAT family N-acetyltransferase yields MKLIKIQSSKDPLIAQVPELYESAFSEAERTDTERFLWMIDHCQEMSFYAITEDDDFCGMAVVFELGICRYLLYLATLDIHRNKGLGALTLKLLREETNLPIIGEVEPPTDDITRRRIAFYERNGFHVELEDPRILNDAHLDPSCVLMLISTHPLSDADECQRRVVDTVYKPMQAEEV; encoded by the coding sequence ATGAAACTGATAAAAATACAGTCAAGCAAAGACCCGCTGATAGCGCAAGTTCCAGAGCTCTACGAGTCTGCTTTTTCCGAAGCGGAGAGAACTGACACTGAACGTTTCCTGTGGATGATAGACCACTGCCAGGAAATGTCTTTTTATGCCATCACTGAAGATGACGACTTCTGCGGTATGGCTGTAGTATTTGAATTAGGCATATGTCGTTATCTCCTGTATTTGGCTACGCTTGACATCCACCGTAACAAGGGTTTGGGCGCATTGACGCTGAAACTCCTGAGGGAAGAGACCAATTTGCCGATAATCGGGGAAGTGGAGCCTCCAACTGATGACATCACACGCCGACGCATCGCCTTCTACGAGCGTAACGGTTTTCATGTTGAGTTGGAGGATCCCAGAATCCTGAATGACGCACACCTCGACCCCTCCTGTGTCCTTATGCTTATCAGTACCCACCCTCTTTCCGATGCCGACGAATGCCAGCGCAGAGTGGTAGACACGGTATACAAGCCTATGCAGGCAGAGGAGGTATAA
- a CDS encoding aminotransferase class I/II-fold pyridoxal phosphate-dependent enzyme, which produces MGQLQERYKNYREPQKYMAAGVYPYFREITSKQMTEVTDIDGHKILMFGSNAYQGLTNDQRVIDAAKAALDKYGSGCAGSRFLNGTLDLHVQLEKELAEFVGKDETLCFSTGFSVNQGVLACVVGRNDYVICDDRDHASIVDGRRLSFATQLHYKHNDMEDLERVLSKLPEEAIKLIVVDGVFSMEGDLANLPEIVKLKHKYNCSIMVDEAHGLGVFGKQGRGVCDHFGLTDEVDLIMGTFSKSLASIGGFIASDKDTINFLRHNCRTYIFSASNTPAATAAALEALHIIQNEPERFENLWDVTNYALKRFREEGFEIGETESPIIPLYVRDAEKTFVVTKMAYDAGVFINPVIPPACAPQDTLVRFALMATHTREQVEQAVQILKKIFVEEGIIK; this is translated from the coding sequence ATGGGACAATTACAAGAAAGATACAAGAATTATCGTGAACCTCAGAAGTATATGGCTGCCGGTGTGTATCCATATTTCCGCGAGATCACAAGTAAGCAGATGACAGAGGTAACCGACATCGATGGTCATAAAATCCTGATGTTCGGTTCTAATGCTTATCAAGGTTTGACTAACGACCAGCGTGTTATTGATGCAGCAAAGGCTGCGCTCGACAAGTATGGTTCTGGTTGTGCAGGAAGCCGTTTCCTCAATGGTACGCTCGATTTGCACGTGCAGCTCGAAAAGGAGCTTGCTGAGTTTGTGGGCAAGGATGAAACTTTGTGTTTCTCTACAGGATTCTCTGTTAACCAGGGTGTCTTGGCTTGCGTAGTAGGTCGTAACGACTATGTTATCTGCGATGACCGCGACCACGCAAGTATCGTAGATGGCCGCCGTCTCTCATTCGCTACCCAGCTCCACTACAAGCACAACGATATGGAAGATTTGGAGCGCGTGCTCTCTAAGCTCCCTGAGGAGGCTATCAAGCTCATCGTTGTTGACGGTGTGTTCTCTATGGAGGGCGACCTGGCTAACTTGCCTGAGATTGTAAAACTCAAGCATAAGTACAACTGCTCTATCATGGTAGACGAGGCTCATGGTCTTGGCGTATTCGGCAAGCAGGGTCGTGGTGTCTGCGACCACTTCGGTCTGACCGATGAGGTAGACCTCATCATGGGTACATTCTCTAAGAGTCTGGCTTCTATCGGCGGTTTCATCGCATCAGACAAGGATACGATCAACTTCCTCCGTCACAACTGCCGTACTTATATCTTCAGCGCATCTAACACTCCAGCTGCCACAGCAGCAGCTCTCGAGGCTCTCCACATTATTCAGAATGAGCCAGAGCGTTTCGAGAATCTCTGGGATGTAACCAACTATGCCTTGAAGCGTTTCCGCGAGGAAGGTTTCGAGATTGGCGAGACAGAGAGTCCTATCATTCCTCTCTACGTACGCGATGCTGAGAAGACATTCGTTGTTACCAAGATGGCTTACGATGCAGGTGTGTTCATCAACCCTGTTATTCCTCCAGCTTGTGCTCCTCAGGATACATTGGTACGTTTCGCACTCATGGCTACTCATACAAGAGAGCAGGTTGAGCAGGCTGTCCAGATCTTGAAGAAGATTTTCGTAGAAGAGGGAATCATCAAGTAA
- a CDS encoding diacylglycerol kinase family protein: protein MKKKILFIMNPISGTASKAAVPSLIDSVLDKELFEYEIRMTERAGHASEIATEAKNNHVDVVVAVGGDGTVNEVARSLVHSDTALGILPCGSGNGLARHLLLPMNLKKCIEVINQCQIRDLDYGVINDHPFFCTCGMGFDAFVSMKFAESGKRGPITYAENILREGLKYKPETYTLEDETGTKQYKAFLISCANASQYGNNAYIAPQASMSDGLMDVVIMEPFDVIEAPQVSFDMFNKTLDKNSKIKSFRCKKLHITRSQPGVIHYDGDPVMTGEEIDVHLEEKGIKMVVNPFANKNDRKPNMIQSAFADFFNDINAVRDDIHKDIQRQSKRVEAISKLVQKKLNL from the coding sequence ATGAAGAAAAAGATACTTTTCATCATGAATCCGATTTCAGGAACAGCCAGCAAGGCGGCAGTTCCCAGTCTGATAGATTCTGTTTTGGACAAAGAACTTTTTGAGTACGAGATAAGAATGACTGAAAGAGCTGGGCACGCTTCGGAAATTGCTACCGAAGCGAAGAACAACCATGTAGATGTGGTTGTGGCGGTTGGCGGTGACGGAACCGTCAACGAGGTGGCCCGCTCACTGGTTCACTCCGATACTGCCCTCGGCATTCTGCCTTGCGGTTCGGGCAACGGACTGGCAAGACATCTGCTGCTCCCGATGAACCTGAAGAAATGCATAGAGGTCATCAACCAATGCCAGATTAGAGATCTGGATTATGGTGTCATCAACGACCACCCGTTCTTCTGCACCTGCGGCATGGGCTTTGACGCTTTCGTCAGCATGAAGTTTGCCGAGAGCGGCAAGCGTGGTCCTATCACTTATGCTGAAAATATCCTGCGCGAGGGATTGAAGTATAAGCCTGAGACTTACACGCTGGAGGACGAGACGGGCACCAAGCAGTATAAGGCGTTCCTCATTTCCTGTGCCAACGCATCTCAGTATGGCAACAATGCCTATATTGCCCCTCAAGCATCCATGAGCGACGGTTTGATGGATGTTGTCATCATGGAACCATTCGATGTAATCGAGGCGCCTCAGGTAAGTTTCGACATGTTCAACAAGACGCTGGACAAGAACTCGAAGATCAAGTCGTTCCGCTGCAAGAAGCTCCATATCACCCGCAGTCAGCCAGGCGTAATCCATTATGATGGCGACCCTGTGATGACGGGTGAAGAGATTGATGTCCATCTGGAAGAAAAAGGAATCAAGATGGTGGTGAACCCATTTGCCAACAAGAACGACCGCAAGCCGAACATGATTCAGTCTGCCTTTGCCGATTTCTTCAACGACATCAATGCCGTGCGCGATGATATTCATAAAGACATCCAGCGCCAGAGCAAAAGAGTAGAAGCTATCAGCAAACTGGTACAGAAGAAGCTGAACCTTTAA
- a CDS encoding tRNA1(Val) (adenine(37)-N6)-methyltransferase yields MGNFRFKQFEIEQDRCAMKVGTDGVLLGAWAQGGRRILDIGSGTGLISLMMAQRFPEAEVVGIDMDADACGQARENVMASPFRDRVEIECCRLQDFGGTSEAAEALETAEDLKSAGVFDAIVSNPPFFVDSLKNPDSKRTMARHTDSLPFRDLFAGVKRLLSDDGIFSAIVPVEVVEQFVAESCILGFYLIRKCGVKTVERKQPKRFMLSFAKHRISPYEEHVETMMDSQGNRSEWYRKITEEFYLSE; encoded by the coding sequence ATGGGTAATTTTCGATTTAAACAGTTTGAGATAGAGCAAGACCGTTGTGCCATGAAAGTGGGAACTGACGGCGTTTTGCTGGGTGCATGGGCGCAAGGTGGCAGGCGGATTCTGGACATCGGTTCCGGAACGGGACTGATTTCGCTCATGATGGCGCAGCGTTTTCCTGAAGCTGAGGTCGTAGGGATTGATATGGATGCTGATGCCTGCGGACAGGCGAGGGAGAATGTGATGGCAAGTCCGTTTCGCGACAGGGTGGAAATAGAATGCTGCAGACTGCAGGATTTCGGGGGAACTTCGGAAGCTGCTGAGGCTTTGGAAACTGCTGAAGATTTGAAGTCTGCCGGTGTTTTTGATGCGATAGTGAGCAATCCTCCGTTCTTTGTAGATAGCTTGAAAAATCCGGACAGTAAGAGGACGATGGCGAGACATACGGACAGTCTTCCGTTCCGCGATTTGTTTGCGGGTGTAAAACGGCTGCTTTCTGATGACGGTATTTTCTCTGCAATTGTTCCCGTAGAAGTAGTGGAGCAGTTTGTTGCAGAGTCTTGTATATTAGGTTTTTATCTTATACGGAAGTGTGGTGTGAAGACGGTAGAGCGCAAGCAGCCAAAGCGCTTTATGCTGAGTTTTGCCAAGCATCGCATTTCGCCTTATGAAGAGCATGTTGAAACGATGATGGATTCGCAGGGAAACCGCTCGGAATGGTATAGGAAAATAACGGAAGAATTCTATCTTAGTGAGTAG
- the lon gene encoding endopeptidase La: MDNRRTSTRIQMIADYEGDPKTLIEDQEEGLYPTLCMRDIVVFPTNMTPIVVGRKESLNLVRMLEKKPDTIFCVFCQKNKDTESPYEEDLYPVGVFAKLIKVIKMPGTEQMSIIIQGLGRCQMKHLVQKEPYTVIDVKSLPEKWPDENNDELFRMLYENFHYEATDYIKSNANYTDEAIQAINELSSIHMQCNFMCSLLPFSIEDKIKMLKEENLSERIMLAIRSLNKVRHLLRIQTEIENKTHYDLDEQQKEYFLKQQIKNIREELGEGNASPEKKEILEKAKKKNWSEETAKIFKKEIAKLDTLNPQSPDYSIQIGFLQTMVDLPWNSYTQDDLSLTRAKRILNHDHYGMENVKERILEFLAVRALNGGGKSPILCLYGPPGVGKTSLGKSIAAAMKRKYVRMSLGGLHDEAEIRGHRRTYVGAMPGRIIKNMLKAGSSNPVFILDEIDKVAQSNFNGDPASALLEVLDPEQNNAFHDNYLDMDYDLSKVLFIATANDLSVIPRPLLDRMELIEVGGYITEEKTEIAKRHLVPEELESTGLDKVSPKVSFNKNALEFIIEHYTRESGVRQLKKQIDKSLRKMAYKLACNQELKNYTITPAEVKDLLGNPPFNRDIYQGNDYAGVVTGLAWTSVGGEILYIETSLSKGKAGKLTLTGNLGDVMKESAIIALEYVKSHIDLLQVDYRIFEQWNIHIHVPEGATPKDGPSAGITIATSIASAITQRKVRANTAMTGEITLRGKVLPVGGIKEKILAAKRAGIKHIVMCRENQKNVEEIPEKYLKGVDFHYVENVADVWQFALTDEKVKKPTDFSIEENDKKE; the protein is encoded by the coding sequence ATGGATAATAGAAGAACAAGTACCCGAATACAAATGATTGCAGATTACGAGGGCGACCCGAAAACCCTGATCGAAGACCAGGAAGAAGGTTTGTACCCTACCCTCTGCATGCGAGATATTGTAGTTTTCCCTACCAACATGACCCCTATCGTTGTGGGCAGAAAGGAAAGTCTGAATCTCGTCCGGATGCTGGAAAAGAAACCAGACACCATATTCTGCGTATTCTGCCAGAAGAACAAAGATACAGAATCGCCCTACGAAGAAGACCTCTACCCTGTAGGTGTCTTCGCCAAACTCATCAAGGTGATCAAGATGCCTGGCACAGAGCAGATGAGCATCATCATCCAGGGTCTGGGCAGATGTCAGATGAAACATCTCGTTCAAAAAGAACCTTACACAGTAATTGACGTAAAAAGTCTTCCGGAGAAATGGCCTGACGAGAACAACGATGAACTCTTCAGAATGCTCTACGAGAACTTCCATTACGAAGCGACAGACTATATCAAATCAAACGCCAACTATACTGATGAGGCCATCCAGGCCATCAACGAACTCTCGAGCATTCATATGCAGTGCAACTTCATGTGCTCCCTCCTCCCTTTCTCCATCGAGGATAAAATCAAGATGCTGAAAGAGGAAAATCTCAGCGAGCGCATCATGCTTGCCATCAGATCCCTGAACAAGGTGCGCCATCTGCTACGCATCCAGACTGAGATTGAGAACAAAACCCACTACGACCTCGATGAACAGCAGAAGGAATACTTCCTCAAGCAGCAGATCAAGAACATCAGGGAAGAACTGGGAGAAGGCAACGCCAGTCCGGAGAAGAAGGAGATTCTGGAGAAGGCGAAAAAGAAGAACTGGAGCGAGGAAACTGCCAAAATCTTCAAGAAAGAAATTGCCAAGCTCGACACCCTGAACCCGCAGAGTCCTGACTATTCGATACAGATAGGATTCCTGCAGACCATGGTAGATTTGCCTTGGAACTCCTACACCCAGGACGACCTCAGTCTGACCCGTGCCAAGCGCATTCTGAACCACGACCACTACGGCATGGAGAATGTGAAGGAACGCATCCTGGAATTCCTCGCCGTAAGAGCACTGAACGGCGGCGGCAAGAGTCCTATCCTCTGCCTCTACGGTCCTCCGGGCGTAGGAAAGACCAGTCTGGGCAAGAGCATCGCAGCAGCCATGAAGCGCAAGTATGTACGCATGTCGCTGGGCGGTCTGCACGATGAAGCCGAAATCCGCGGTCACCGCCGCACCTATGTGGGAGCCATGCCGGGCCGCATCATCAAGAACATGCTGAAGGCAGGCAGCAGCAATCCGGTCTTCATCCTCGACGAGATTGACAAGGTGGCGCAGAGCAATTTCAACGGCGACCCAGCATCAGCCCTGCTCGAAGTGCTGGACCCGGAACAGAACAATGCCTTCCACGACAATTATCTCGATATGGATTACGACCTCTCCAAGGTACTCTTCATCGCCACAGCCAATGACCTGAGCGTCATTCCGCGTCCGCTCCTCGACCGTATGGAGCTGATAGAAGTAGGCGGCTACATCACCGAAGAGAAGACAGAGATTGCCAAGCGCCACCTCGTACCGGAAGAGCTGGAAAGCACCGGACTCGACAAGGTTTCGCCAAAGGTAAGTTTCAACAAGAATGCCCTCGAGTTCATCATCGAGCACTACACCCGGGAGAGCGGCGTAAGACAGCTGAAGAAGCAGATTGACAAGAGTCTGCGCAAGATGGCTTACAAACTTGCCTGCAACCAGGAGCTGAAGAACTACACCATCACCCCTGCCGAAGTAAAAGACCTGCTGGGCAATCCGCCGTTCAACCGCGACATCTACCAGGGCAACGACTATGCAGGAGTGGTAACCGGACTAGCCTGGACCTCAGTGGGCGGCGAAATCCTCTACATCGAAACCTCGCTCAGCAAGGGCAAGGCAGGCAAGCTCACCCTGACCGGAAATCTGGGCGACGTGATGAAGGAATCAGCCATTATCGCACTGGAATACGTCAAGTCGCACATCGACCTGCTCCAGGTAGACTACCGCATCTTCGAGCAATGGAACATCCACATCCACGTGCCTGAGGGAGCTACCCCGAAAGACGGTCCTTCTGCCGGAATCACCATCGCCACCAGCATCGCCTCAGCCATCACCCAGCGCAAGGTGCGTGCCAACACAGCCATGACCGGCGAGATAACCCTCCGCGGCAAAGTGCTCCCGGTAGGCGGAATCAAGGAGAAGATTCTGGCAGCCAAGCGGGCAGGAATCAAGCACATCGTGATGTGCAGGGAGAACCAGAAGAACGTAGAGGAAATACCGGAGAAATATCTCAAGGGCGTAGACTTCCACTATGTAGAGAATGTGGCTGACGTCTGGCAGTTCGCGCTGACCGACGAGAAGGTGAAAAAACCTACAGACTTCAGCATTGAGGAAAATGATAAAAAAGAATAG
- the tgt gene encoding tRNA guanosine(34) transglycosylase Tgt, giving the protein MKFELQVTDKASDARTGIITTDHGQIKTPIFMPVGTVGSVKGVHFEELKKQVMAQIILGNTYHLYLRPGLDVIRAAGGLHKFNGWDRPILTDSGGFQVFSLTGIRKLKEEGCEFRSHIDGSKHFFTPENVMDTERIIGADIMMAFDECPPGQSDYQYAKNSLMLTQRWLDRCIKRFNETEPLYGYQQSLFPIVQGCTFPELRREAAKYIADKGADGNAIGGLAVGEPTEVMYEMIEVVNEILPKDKPRYLMGVGTPQNILEAIERGVDMFDCVMPTRNGRNAMLFTYQGTMNMRNKKWEKDFSPVDPDGCDIDLVTTKAYLHHLFKAQELLAMQIASIHNLSFYLRLVTDARHHIEQGDFVAWKNSIIDQLGRRI; this is encoded by the coding sequence ATGAAATTTGAATTACAAGTAACAGATAAAGCAAGCGATGCGCGTACAGGCATCATCACCACCGACCACGGACAGATCAAGACCCCAATCTTCATGCCCGTAGGAACCGTAGGAAGCGTGAAGGGCGTCCACTTCGAGGAACTCAAGAAGCAGGTCATGGCACAGATTATCCTCGGAAACACCTATCACCTCTACCTGCGCCCAGGTCTTGACGTCATCAGGGCAGCAGGCGGATTGCACAAGTTCAACGGCTGGGACCGTCCTATCCTCACCGACAGCGGCGGTTTCCAGGTCTTCTCGCTCACCGGCATCCGCAAGCTCAAGGAAGAAGGCTGCGAGTTCCGCTCCCACATCGACGGCAGCAAGCACTTCTTCACACCGGAGAATGTAATGGACACCGAGCGCATCATCGGAGCCGACATCATGATGGCCTTCGATGAATGTCCACCGGGACAGAGCGATTACCAGTACGCCAAGAACAGCCTCATGCTCACCCAGCGCTGGCTAGACCGCTGCATCAAGCGGTTCAACGAAACCGAGCCCCTCTACGGCTATCAGCAGAGTCTCTTCCCTATCGTTCAGGGCTGCACCTTCCCGGAACTGCGCCGCGAAGCAGCCAAATACATTGCCGACAAGGGAGCCGACGGAAATGCCATCGGCGGACTTGCCGTAGGAGAGCCTACCGAGGTGATGTATGAGATGATAGAAGTAGTGAACGAAATCCTGCCGAAAGACAAGCCGAGATATCTGATGGGCGTAGGAACCCCGCAGAACATCCTCGAAGCCATCGAGCGCGGCGTAGACATGTTCGACTGCGTAATGCCGACCCGCAACGGCCGCAACGCCATGCTCTTCACCTATCAGGGCACGATGAACATGCGCAACAAGAAGTGGGAGAAAGACTTCAGTCCGGTAGATCCAGACGGCTGCGACATCGACCTCGTAACCACGAAGGCCTACCTCCACCACCTCTTCAAGGCCCAGGAGCTGCTGGCGATGCAGATAGCCAGCATCCACAACCTCTCTTTCTATCTGCGCCTCGTGACCGATGCCCGCCATCATATCGAGCAGGGCGATTTCGTGGCATGGAAGAATTCCATCATCGACCAGCTTGGCCGAAGAATTTAA